A window of Dehalococcoidia bacterium contains these coding sequences:
- a CDS encoding CocE/NonD family hydrolase C-terminal non-catalytic domain-containing protein — protein sequence RSPVEPGRPYEVVVDLWSTSHVFREGHRIRLDVSSSNFPRFDANPNTGFPSYGERGAAKVVARNTVHFERERASYVELPVVPHSP from the coding sequence GCGGTCGCCGGTCGAGCCGGGAAGGCCGTACGAGGTGGTGGTCGACCTGTGGTCGACGAGCCATGTCTTCCGGGAGGGCCATCGCATCCGGCTGGACGTGTCCAGCAGCAACTTCCCCCGCTTTGACGCAAACCCAAACACGGGGTTCCCGTCCTACGGCGAGCGGGGTGCGGCGAAGGTGGTGGCGCGCAACACGGTGCACTTCGAGCGCGAGCGGGCGTCATACGTGGAGCTGCCGGTGGTGCCGCATAGCCCGTAG